A region of Bacillota bacterium DNA encodes the following proteins:
- a CDS encoding GPR endopeptidase yields the protein MEQIRNVVTDLAIELRELVKERNAKQVPPKEEEIPGVEVTNAGTEEIKISRVKINSIQGQNALGKPMGNYITIEVPGIKYNDMDLYENTCKALATELAGILNLKEKSTVLVVGLGNWNVTSDSLGPKVVSKLMVTRHLVQYVPEEVEQGVRPVCAIAPGVLGITGIETGEIIRGIVDRIRPDCIIAIDSLASRRLDRVNTTIQIADTGISPGSGVGNKRMDLSRDTLGVPVIAIGVPTVVDAATIANDVIDLVLDSFINQAEQGTQFYNMLKSIDRNEKYQLIQKVLDPYTGNLIVTPKEIDEVIERIAKVIANGINIAVHQGITLDDVNRYLH from the coding sequence ATGGAACAAATAAGAAATGTGGTTACGGATTTGGCAATAGAACTTCGTGAACTGGTAAAGGAACGGAATGCAAAGCAAGTTCCCCCTAAGGAAGAAGAGATACCGGGAGTTGAGGTAACAAATGCCGGTACGGAGGAAATTAAAATATCAAGAGTAAAAATCAACTCTATCCAGGGACAAAATGCCCTTGGGAAACCCATGGGAAACTATATTACAATTGAAGTTCCGGGCATAAAATATAACGATATGGACTTATATGAGAATACATGTAAGGCATTAGCTACAGAACTGGCTGGGATACTTAATCTTAAGGAAAAGTCTACGGTTTTGGTAGTAGGGCTTGGAAATTGGAATGTGACCTCTGATTCTCTCGGTCCAAAAGTTGTTTCAAAATTAATGGTAACAAGGCACCTGGTACAATATGTACCTGAGGAAGTAGAACAGGGAGTAAGGCCGGTGTGCGCAATAGCTCCCGGAGTATTGGGGATTACCGGAATAGAGACAGGAGAAATTATAAGAGGCATAGTTGACAGGATAAGGCCTGATTGTATTATAGCAATTGATTCTCTTGCATCAAGAAGGCTCGATAGGGTAAATACAACAATACAAATTGCAGATACAGGCATATCCCCGGGATCAGGAGTAGGCAATAAAAGGATGGACCTTTCCAGGGATACATTGGGAGTACCCGTTATAGCAATAGGTGTACCTACAGTTGTTGATGCGGCCACAATAGCTAATGATGTTATAGACCTTGTCCTGGACAGTTTTATAAACCAGGCTGAGCAGGGAACCCAATTTTACAATATGCTTAAGAGCATAGACAGAAATGAAAAATACCAACTTATACAGAAAGTATTGGACCCGTATACGGGGAATTTAATTGTTACTCCGAAAGAAATAGACGAGGTTATTGAAAGGATAGCAAAAGTGATTGCCAACGGGATTAATATTGCTGTCCACCAGGGAATTACTCTGGATGATGTTAACAGGTATTTGCATTAA